One Alicyclobacillus acidoterrestris DNA window includes the following coding sequences:
- a CDS encoding TOMM precursor leader peptide-binding protein: protein MTSEFEHLVLEKCRDLQLSVLSVLGRGSTVLLGPLETPEIPGCVTCLQLRWENTFDHSLLKMFQGIDSIEEPLAMSPSDLLTLGDIVADEIQSIVLASSHEPNCRGQVGLYEQAEDIEWVPVVPNHDCPRCNLIPDDHPSLAQVEFVSQRVIDTEALRVAPVDYKRLETLFVHPKVGYISNTHEFSNEGRYVEAGAYIYTPSGAEIAGYGSGLTSIDAKQSAMLEVLERSCGFQAVNRRPVTFGKYSELNGDAMHPSKFGLHTDAWLQSSNYEPFAEEKPYSWIWAYSTKRQLPVLIPEQMAYYGPTADALRFVKETSNGCAMGGTVEEATLHGTFEVIERDGFLNMWYAKMPLPELRLGNHCPPKTSKAFRYLVDNGFEVRLFNMSHDLSIPTICAVAVNKENDYPKVVSGSACHLNPYQAVYGALRELTVQVLNLQRTSEERRKEALSMFLDSTKIKDILDHVAVAGLPEAYPRWAFLLRPENRRQTQSVEDVYQDVARRYQIHSCDIRRILNAVLEDLHSRGFDVIVLNQTSAEVSYAGLHAVKVFIPGMTPITFGYGAQRVRGLSRLFELPQRMGYAKRVLTEDDLNQDCHPFS from the coding sequence ATGACTTCTGAATTCGAGCATTTGGTCCTGGAAAAGTGTAGGGATTTACAGCTCAGTGTCTTATCGGTGCTAGGTAGGGGATCGACCGTATTATTGGGGCCGCTAGAGACTCCAGAAATACCTGGCTGCGTGACTTGTCTACAATTACGGTGGGAGAATACTTTCGATCACAGTCTTCTAAAAATGTTTCAAGGAATCGATAGTATCGAGGAGCCGCTCGCGATGTCCCCATCGGACTTGCTCACTCTGGGGGATATCGTGGCTGATGAGATACAGTCTATTGTGTTGGCATCCTCTCATGAGCCAAATTGCAGAGGGCAAGTAGGGCTGTATGAACAAGCCGAAGACATCGAGTGGGTGCCCGTGGTTCCAAACCACGATTGCCCTCGATGCAACCTGATACCAGATGACCATCCCTCTCTTGCTCAGGTGGAATTTGTTTCTCAGCGCGTGATCGATACAGAAGCATTGAGAGTTGCACCGGTGGATTATAAACGATTAGAAACGTTGTTCGTGCATCCTAAAGTAGGATATATTTCCAACACACATGAGTTTTCGAATGAAGGCCGTTACGTTGAGGCAGGTGCTTATATCTATACGCCTAGTGGGGCTGAAATTGCTGGGTATGGATCCGGTCTGACGAGCATCGACGCCAAGCAATCCGCGATGCTCGAAGTGTTGGAGCGCAGCTGTGGATTTCAGGCTGTGAATCGACGACCTGTCACCTTTGGTAAATATTCAGAATTGAACGGCGACGCTATGCACCCATCAAAGTTTGGGTTGCACACGGATGCGTGGTTGCAGTCGTCCAACTATGAACCTTTTGCTGAGGAGAAGCCATATTCCTGGATTTGGGCATACTCGACCAAGCGTCAGTTGCCTGTCCTGATTCCTGAGCAGATGGCCTATTATGGACCAACGGCGGATGCGTTGCGTTTTGTGAAGGAGACGTCGAATGGCTGTGCAATGGGAGGGACTGTGGAAGAAGCCACGTTGCATGGAACGTTCGAAGTGATTGAACGCGACGGATTTTTGAACATGTGGTACGCGAAGATGCCGTTACCTGAGCTGAGGCTGGGGAACCATTGCCCACCGAAAACCTCAAAGGCCTTTCGTTATTTAGTGGACAATGGGTTTGAGGTTCGCCTATTTAATATGTCACATGATCTCAGCATACCAACAATTTGTGCTGTGGCAGTGAACAAAGAAAACGACTATCCGAAAGTCGTCAGCGGCTCAGCGTGTCATTTAAATCCGTACCAGGCTGTCTATGGCGCGCTCCGGGAATTGACGGTTCAAGTGCTCAACCTGCAGCGAACGTCGGAAGAGAGGCGCAAAGAGGCACTTTCCATGTTTCTGGATTCGACGAAAATCAAGGATATTCTCGATCACGTCGCGGTCGCCGGCTTACCCGAAGCCTACCCGCGTTGGGCCTTCCTTTTAAGGCCTGAAAATCGAAGGCAGACTCAGTCGGTCGAAGATGTATATCAGGATGTCGCTCGGCGATACCAAATTCATTCATGCGACATTCGACGAATTCTCAATGCGGTACTTGAGGATTTACACAGCCGAGGATTTGACGTGATCGTGTTGAATCAGACCAGTGCGGAAGTATCTTACGCTGGACTGCATGCTGTGAAAGTATTCATACCGGGAATGACGCCAATTACGTTTGGCTATGGCGCTCAAAGAGTTCGAGGGCTTTCAAGGCTATTCGAATTGCCACAGAGAATGGGATACGCCAAACGGGTACTGACGGAAGATGACTTAAATCAGGATTGCCATCCGTTTTCATAA
- a CDS encoding CAP domain-containing protein has product MLKRTIARSVATTLLTVCAASPVFAATSGNSGTSTSKVYTQSFAFTNWGQADNWLQSQLKTYIPSASSQVPVQKAASPSTTQTSVQKSAPAKTTTAQTSASQKTTTPANSSIPTYVSQIVNLVNQQRKQNGLSPLKVNTSLDTMAQTKAQDMINENYFDHTSPKYGSPFNMMSTFGIHYTYAGENIAAGQPDAATVMKDWMNSAGHRANILNPNYTEIGVGEAHGGTYGTYWVQEFIHP; this is encoded by the coding sequence ATGCTGAAAAGAACGATAGCTCGTTCCGTTGCGACCACTTTGTTGACCGTATGTGCAGCCAGCCCCGTTTTTGCCGCTACCTCAGGAAATTCGGGCACCTCAACTTCCAAGGTATATACGCAGAGTTTTGCGTTTACCAATTGGGGTCAGGCCGACAATTGGCTGCAAAGCCAGCTAAAAACGTATATTCCGTCAGCATCTTCACAGGTTCCCGTACAAAAGGCTGCGTCCCCATCGACGACACAGACTTCTGTACAGAAATCTGCCCCAGCGAAGACCACCACAGCACAGACAAGCGCGTCACAGAAAACGACAACACCAGCGAATTCGTCGATTCCGACTTACGTTTCGCAAATCGTCAATCTGGTGAATCAACAACGAAAACAAAACGGCTTGTCTCCGCTCAAGGTGAATACCTCGCTGGATACCATGGCGCAGACCAAGGCGCAGGATATGATTAACGAAAATTACTTCGATCACACTTCACCCAAATACGGAAGCCCATTCAACATGATGTCGACCTTTGGCATCCACTACACGTACGCGGGAGAAAATATTGCCGCAGGTCAACCAGATGCTGCAACAGTCATGAAGGATTGGATGAACAGCGCTGGTCACCGAGCCAATATCCTCAACCCCAACTATACAGAAATTGGCGTTGGTGAAGCGCATGGGGGTACCTATGGAACCTACTGGGTTCAAGAGTTTATCCACCCATAA
- a CDS encoding carbon-nitrogen hydrolase family protein has translation MPICKVAVIQAGSIVMNKEKCIDKAITCIQTAGEQGANLIVFPEAYIPAYPRGMTFGAVVGSRSDKGRDDFLRYANHSIRVPGPETDQLAAAIKKAGAYTVMGVIERDQETSGGTLYCTVIFFGPDGTLLGKHRKLKPTGSERLIWGEGDGSTLPVFDTPFGKIGSLICWENYMPLARAAMYEKGVQIYIAPTADSRDTWFASMQHIAVEGRCFVLSCNQYCTKDMYEPDLLETEEMQNMPYEISRGGSCIVNPLGKFLVEPVFGKEEILYATLDLDDITRGHFDFDVVGHYHRKDVFQLIIHENK, from the coding sequence ATGCCAATCTGTAAAGTCGCTGTCATTCAGGCAGGTTCAATCGTGATGAATAAAGAAAAATGCATAGACAAAGCAATCACATGTATCCAAACGGCAGGAGAACAAGGCGCCAATCTGATTGTGTTTCCAGAGGCATATATTCCCGCGTATCCTCGTGGGATGACTTTCGGTGCAGTAGTGGGCAGCCGCTCGGATAAGGGGCGCGATGACTTTTTGCGCTATGCGAATCATTCGATACGGGTTCCTGGACCTGAGACGGATCAATTGGCTGCAGCAATTAAAAAAGCGGGTGCGTACACGGTGATGGGTGTGATTGAGCGCGATCAGGAGACAAGTGGTGGCACACTCTATTGTACCGTGATTTTTTTCGGCCCAGATGGCACCTTGCTCGGCAAACATCGGAAGCTAAAACCAACAGGTAGTGAGCGTTTGATTTGGGGCGAAGGAGATGGAAGTACACTCCCTGTTTTTGATACGCCATTTGGCAAAATCGGATCGCTCATTTGCTGGGAAAACTATATGCCACTCGCGCGTGCCGCGATGTATGAAAAAGGTGTTCAGATTTATATTGCGCCGACAGCGGATTCACGCGACACATGGTTTGCCTCGATGCAGCATATTGCCGTCGAAGGACGGTGCTTCGTCCTCTCCTGCAATCAATACTGCACGAAAGACATGTACGAACCGGACTTATTGGAAACAGAAGAAATGCAGAACATGCCGTACGAAATTTCGCGTGGAGGCAGCTGCATCGTAAATCCACTGGGGAAATTTCTAGTTGAGCCCGTATTCGGAAAAGAGGAAATCCTCTATGCCACACTCGACTTGGACGACATCACGCGTGGTCACTTCGATTTTGATGTCGTTGGACATTATCATCGAAAAGATGTGTTTCAACTGATTATCCACGAAAACAAATAG
- a CDS encoding LysR family transcriptional regulator, which translates to MNLRDFEVFKTIAECGSYSKASEQLFIAQPSLSKTIQRMEKRLGVTLFDRSNRIIRLTDEGQLVYEKAIFVLQQMTELDEQLSDFDGHIRGALKVGLPQIIGTFFFPQVAKVFSKKYPEVTLSIVEEGGLSVEKLVEKHEVDVAFVVLPAKSQELEERLIFEAPFVACLPVDHALKDASQITLAQLQQDAWILFDETFALRQVVLDSCSKEQFTPIVAYSTTQWDLLMAFVYRGLGVAIVPRPLADLCAPNIIVIKAISSQYIPWKIGVVVKKNRYKTRALQAFLNVVAEVHDSALQETGGLLCEPNSN; encoded by the coding sequence ATGAATCTGCGAGATTTCGAGGTCTTCAAAACCATCGCGGAATGCGGCAGTTATTCGAAAGCGAGCGAGCAGTTGTTTATTGCGCAGCCATCCTTGTCAAAGACGATTCAGAGGATGGAGAAAAGACTCGGTGTGACGCTGTTTGATAGATCGAATCGCATTATTCGTTTGACCGACGAAGGCCAACTGGTCTACGAGAAAGCCATTTTTGTTTTACAGCAGATGACGGAGTTAGACGAACAGTTAAGTGATTTTGATGGGCACATACGTGGGGCGTTAAAGGTTGGTCTACCGCAAATCATCGGTACGTTCTTTTTCCCGCAAGTTGCGAAAGTTTTCTCAAAAAAATATCCTGAGGTCACATTAAGCATAGTAGAAGAGGGCGGACTGAGTGTAGAAAAACTGGTTGAGAAACATGAAGTAGATGTAGCTTTCGTCGTGCTCCCCGCCAAGAGTCAAGAACTTGAAGAGCGACTGATTTTTGAAGCGCCGTTTGTTGCCTGCTTGCCGGTCGATCACGCGCTGAAAGACGCCAGCCAGATTACCCTTGCGCAACTGCAACAGGATGCGTGGATACTCTTTGACGAGACGTTTGCCTTGCGTCAGGTGGTGCTGGATAGTTGCAGCAAGGAGCAATTTACCCCGATCGTCGCGTATAGCACAACGCAATGGGATTTGCTGATGGCGTTCGTTTATCGCGGCTTAGGCGTTGCCATTGTCCCACGTCCATTGGCTGATTTGTGTGCGCCAAATATCATTGTGATCAAAGCGATAAGCAGTCAGTACATCCCCTGGAAAATCGGCGTGGTTGTGAAGAAAAACCGATATAAAACACGCGCGTTGCAAGCGTTTTTGAACGTGGTGGCAGAGGTACATGACAGCGCACTACAGGAGACGGGAGGCCTTCTTTGTGAACCCAATTCTAATTGA
- a CDS encoding GNAT family N-acetyltransferase, with product MNPILIDFPEQFETERLLMRCPMPGDGQVVADAIRESFDSLHTWLNWAEHVPSLEESEERARISRVRFLMREDLQFHLFEKSSGRFIGSTGLHRMNWRLRGFEIGYWLRDSERGKGYMTEAVAGLTKFAVDFLEANRIEIRCDVRNVTSRKVAERCGYHLEAIMLNNFVDPQGQIRDDCLYVQVRLDDGRFGYPKSTE from the coding sequence GTGAACCCAATTCTAATTGATTTTCCTGAACAATTCGAAACAGAGAGATTGCTCATGCGATGTCCTATGCCGGGAGATGGACAAGTTGTGGCGGATGCCATCCGGGAATCGTTTGATTCTTTGCATACCTGGTTGAACTGGGCTGAACACGTGCCTTCACTGGAAGAATCCGAAGAACGGGCGCGTATTTCTCGAGTCAGATTTCTCATGAGAGAAGACTTGCAATTTCATTTGTTCGAAAAAAGTTCTGGACGATTCATTGGCAGTACAGGCTTACATCGTATGAACTGGAGGTTACGTGGCTTTGAAATAGGGTATTGGCTTCGTGATTCTGAAAGAGGAAAAGGATATATGACCGAGGCTGTCGCGGGTTTGACGAAATTTGCAGTAGATTTTTTAGAGGCGAATCGGATCGAAATTCGGTGCGACGTGAGAAATGTCACCAGCCGAAAAGTAGCAGAACGATGCGGTTATCATCTTGAAGCCATAATGTTGAACAATTTTGTTGATCCGCAAGGGCAGATTCGGGATGATTGCCTCTATGTGCAGGTAAGGCTAGATGACGGCCGATTTGGCTATCCGAAGTCGACTGAATGA
- a CDS encoding pyruvoyl-dependent arginine decarboxylase, which translates to MNPVERGTRALLISNRIPKDYILTKGYGDTDIGPGHDPWETGSFDMARQMAQIENFNIVRYTSILPPEATQIPIEQAKTLYHPGAVMEAIISQANGYQGDRICAGVGIVQVRRLADGRHMAGYAAEYIGNADKEGAKKFLHNSLVHEFTRRYDPAQYSLFDEKFCIQEHVVQHKYGTAIALIGFVTYIYPIVGHI; encoded by the coding sequence ATGAATCCAGTGGAACGAGGTACCAGAGCTCTGTTAATCAGCAATCGGATTCCAAAAGACTATATTCTGACAAAAGGATATGGCGATACAGATATTGGACCAGGGCATGATCCCTGGGAGACAGGCTCATTCGACATGGCCCGCCAGATGGCTCAAATCGAGAACTTTAACATCGTCAGATACACATCCATTTTACCTCCCGAAGCAACTCAAATTCCCATCGAACAAGCAAAGACTCTGTATCACCCTGGTGCAGTGATGGAGGCCATTATATCTCAAGCCAATGGCTATCAAGGCGACAGGATATGTGCAGGCGTTGGCATCGTCCAAGTGCGTAGACTGGCCGATGGACGTCATATGGCGGGTTACGCTGCAGAATATATTGGCAATGCCGATAAAGAAGGCGCAAAAAAGTTTTTACACAATTCGCTGGTCCACGAATTCACGAGACGCTATGATCCAGCACAATATAGTTTGTTCGACGAAAAGTTTTGCATCCAAGAGCATGTCGTACAACACAAATACGGAACTGCGATAGCGCTGATAGGATTTGTCACTTACATCTATCCAATCGTCGGGCATATATAG
- a CDS encoding permease prefix domain 1-containing protein: MSEFDGYLASVVKGTFLSRREKARLVEEMQRHLEESTAMYQAKGYEESTGRAQAMESFGRAKEIRRQVIRETFGV, translated from the coding sequence ATGAGCGAGTTTGACGGGTATCTGGCGAGTGTGGTGAAAGGGACATTTCTTTCGAGAAGAGAAAAAGCCCGATTGGTAGAGGAAATGCAGCGTCATCTCGAAGAGTCTACAGCAATGTATCAGGCAAAGGGATACGAGGAATCCACTGGACGAGCACAAGCGATGGAATCGTTTGGAAGAGCGAAGGAGATTAGGCGGCAAGTGATTCGGGAGACTTTTGGCGTATAG
- a CDS encoding aldose epimerase family protein, translating to MYNVREFTDQFKMVELKNENNRSWVHICPQRGGIVTSFGVGGTELFYLDKATFYDESANIRGGNPILFPVCGQFIDGQYELNGVVYKMNNHGVARNKAWDVIDMKADEEKASVTLRLRSDEETKAAYPFDFELVFEYILTGNELVIEQKYINHSDAKMPMYAGFHPYFATKEKDLAYDTDATSYLDYNDMLEKPYEGHINLAPLVESVALLNTKRRQISFQPPEYDQPITLEYGDIFTNIQIWSVQGKDFVCVEPWMARTYAMNTGEGLIHLEPHQTLKTFLTIRYGNKA from the coding sequence ATGTACAACGTCAGGGAGTTCACGGATCAATTTAAGATGGTGGAATTGAAGAACGAAAATAACCGTTCATGGGTACACATTTGCCCACAACGCGGCGGCATTGTCACCAGTTTTGGCGTCGGCGGCACCGAGCTGTTTTATCTCGACAAAGCGACATTTTATGATGAATCGGCCAATATTCGCGGCGGCAACCCCATCTTGTTCCCCGTCTGTGGCCAGTTTATTGACGGACAGTATGAGTTAAACGGTGTCGTGTATAAAATGAACAACCACGGCGTCGCTAGAAATAAAGCGTGGGATGTCATCGATATGAAGGCCGACGAAGAAAAGGCCTCAGTGACCTTGCGGCTGCGTAGCGATGAGGAAACCAAAGCCGCATACCCATTCGATTTCGAACTCGTGTTCGAATACATCCTGACGGGCAACGAACTGGTCATCGAGCAAAAATACATCAATCACAGCGATGCCAAAATGCCGATGTACGCAGGGTTTCACCCGTACTTTGCAACCAAAGAGAAGGATCTCGCCTACGACACGGATGCCACATCGTATCTCGATTACAACGACATGTTGGAAAAACCATACGAGGGCCATATCAATCTCGCACCGCTCGTCGAATCGGTCGCGCTGCTCAACACCAAACGCCGCCAAATTTCCTTCCAGCCTCCAGAGTACGACCAACCGATCACGCTGGAATACGGCGACATCTTCACCAACATTCAAATCTGGTCGGTTCAAGGCAAGGACTTCGTCTGCGTCGAACCGTGGATGGCCCGAACCTACGCTATGAATACCGGCGAAGGCCTGATTCACCTCGAACCGCACCAGACGCTGAAGACGTTTCTCACCATCCGCTACGGGAACAAAGCATAA
- a CDS encoding DUF1003 domain-containing protein has protein sequence MAMNKEKVFYARHDAHDDETMIEGFDIPMNRDDVERIDRLVDDYEKSIISRIDDEYLIKTTFSDRLADGIARFGGSWTFIIYFGAFLVAWMIWNTLPFTKSLHFDEPPFILLNLCLSFLAAFQAPVIMMSQNRQAARDKHESVINFAINYKAEKEVDDIQKHLHRIEGNNVQNLENIRNEFREIRALLSSIEAKLDEHHTRSS, from the coding sequence ATGGCCATGAACAAAGAGAAAGTATTTTATGCGCGACATGATGCCCATGACGATGAGACAATGATTGAGGGCTTCGATATTCCAATGAATCGGGACGATGTGGAACGCATCGACCGATTGGTTGACGATTACGAAAAAAGTATTATCAGCCGCATTGATGATGAGTATTTGATAAAGACGACATTTTCCGATCGCCTTGCGGACGGCATCGCACGGTTTGGCGGAAGCTGGACATTCATTATTTACTTTGGCGCATTTTTGGTCGCGTGGATGATTTGGAACACGCTGCCTTTCACCAAGTCCCTACACTTCGATGAGCCACCGTTTATCTTACTGAACTTATGTCTATCATTTCTCGCTGCCTTTCAGGCACCTGTGATTATGATGAGCCAGAATCGGCAAGCTGCTAGAGACAAACACGAGTCCGTCATCAACTTCGCCATTAACTACAAAGCGGAAAAAGAAGTCGACGACATTCAGAAGCACTTACATCGCATTGAAGGAAACAACGTACAGAACTTAGAAAACATCCGAAACGAGTTTCGAGAAATTCGAGCGCTCCTTTCGTCCATCGAGGCAAAACTAGACGAACATCACACGCGTTCGTCATAA
- a CDS encoding MBL fold metallo-hydrolase, translating to MALHHPAFLYHKLHFILTHGHFDHVGSILPLITSWNMPVYAHPKELPFLQGQSDYPPANPNAASGLVAKLSPTFPNQGIDLDDRVQALPADGSIPPLPEWRFIHTPGHTPGHISLYRESDKTLIAGDAFTTVEQTSLYDVFTQKREIHGPPAYFTPDWESAYTSLRQLAALEPESAITGHGLPMYGDELIEGLHQLANDFDAFCNRA from the coding sequence GTGGCTCTGCACCATCCCGCGTTCTTATACCATAAATTGCACTTTATCCTGACGCATGGCCATTTCGATCACGTCGGATCCATCCTCCCCCTCATCACCTCATGGAACATGCCGGTCTATGCGCATCCGAAGGAACTGCCGTTTTTGCAAGGTCAGTCCGATTATCCCCCTGCCAACCCGAACGCGGCGAGCGGCCTTGTCGCCAAACTGTCCCCCACGTTTCCGAACCAAGGCATCGATTTGGATGACCGCGTTCAAGCGCTACCTGCGGACGGCTCTATCCCGCCCCTCCCCGAATGGCGCTTTATCCACACACCCGGACACACGCCAGGTCATATCTCACTCTACCGCGAGTCGGATAAAACCTTGATCGCCGGAGACGCATTTACGACGGTAGAGCAGACGTCGCTCTATGATGTCTTCACGCAAAAGCGGGAAATTCACGGCCCGCCAGCATATTTCACACCTGACTGGGAATCTGCATATACTTCCTTGAGACAACTCGCCGCACTAGAACCCGAGTCTGCCATCACAGGACACGGGCTGCCGATGTATGGCGACGAACTCATCGAAGGACTACATCAGTTAGCGAATGATTTCGACGCATTCTGCAACCGTGCGTAA
- a CDS encoding glycosyltransferase, with the protein MWLAAGIIGVMAFLAWLWLLLFRGDFWRMSLRLGTQKNREIAVSNHPDTWPSVCAIVPARNEADMLPKTLPALLEQSYDGPFSVILVDDHSEDGTAEIARKIAQASGHPERLTIISADALPPGFVGKVWAQQCGLQHAPHDAEFILFTDADILHPAHSVESLVRKALLHPSDLVSLMVRLRIESFWETLLIPAFVYFFAKLYPFRWVCSPHRQTAAAAGGSILVRHKLVRQDGGLAPIGGALIDDCSLAQLIQSRNGSLWLGLGDDVTSLRAYPKLTDIWNMVARSAFVQLHYSTWLLIGTVAGMLVLYACPVIFGIASVCLLGTSTVHVVGWSIAAATNLCAWLLMSISFLPMLRWYKVDLWKAALLPLDGFLYTLMTIDSARRFWRGHTDAWKGRPYQRSEPAGWKSR; encoded by the coding sequence ATGTGGCTTGCGGCAGGTATCATTGGCGTGATGGCTTTTTTGGCGTGGTTGTGGCTATTGCTGTTTCGAGGTGACTTCTGGCGAATGTCATTGCGGCTTGGCACACAAAAAAATCGTGAGATAGCTGTTTCTAATCACCCCGATACGTGGCCAAGCGTCTGTGCCATCGTTCCCGCGCGCAACGAAGCAGACATGCTGCCGAAGACGTTGCCTGCGCTGCTCGAACAATCCTATGACGGTCCGTTCTCCGTCATTCTGGTGGATGATCACAGTGAGGACGGCACAGCTGAAATCGCCCGCAAAATTGCGCAAGCCTCCGGTCATCCCGAGCGATTGACCATTATCTCTGCCGATGCGCTTCCACCAGGGTTTGTGGGGAAAGTCTGGGCACAGCAGTGCGGGCTCCAGCACGCCCCGCACGACGCAGAGTTTATCCTGTTTACCGACGCGGACATTCTGCACCCAGCGCATTCGGTCGAATCCCTCGTCCGGAAGGCGCTGTTACACCCGTCCGATCTCGTCTCCCTCATGGTTCGCCTCCGCATCGAGAGCTTTTGGGAGACGCTGCTCATCCCTGCCTTCGTCTACTTTTTTGCGAAATTGTACCCGTTTCGCTGGGTCTGTTCGCCGCACCGGCAGACAGCCGCTGCGGCTGGTGGCAGCATCCTGGTTCGGCACAAACTCGTCCGCCAAGACGGCGGCCTGGCCCCGATTGGCGGCGCGTTGATTGACGACTGCTCCCTCGCCCAACTGATTCAATCGCGCAACGGTTCCCTGTGGCTCGGCCTCGGCGACGACGTCACAAGCCTGCGCGCTTATCCGAAACTGACAGACATCTGGAACATGGTCGCAAGATCTGCGTTCGTCCAGTTGCACTATTCCACTTGGCTGCTCATCGGTACGGTCGCGGGAATGCTTGTGCTATACGCCTGCCCCGTGATCTTCGGGATTGCATCCGTCTGTCTCCTTGGCACATCAACCGTCCATGTGGTGGGTTGGTCGATTGCTGCCGCGACGAACCTGTGCGCATGGCTGCTCATGTCGATAAGCTTTCTCCCCATGTTGCGATGGTACAAAGTCGACCTGTGGAAGGCCGCTTTACTGCCGCTCGACGGCTTCCTCTACACACTGATGACTATCGACTCGGCCCGCCGCTTTTGGCGAGGTCACACAGATGCATGGAAAGGACGGCCATATCAGCGCAGCGAACCGGCAGGATGGAAAAGCCGATAA